The genomic stretch TGCTGCTGTGCTCCGGCCACAGCGTAGGCCCGGCCTACCCGCTGATTCTCTATTACAACCAGATCATCGGCGCGCTGATGAAGATCTATGTGTTCTTCCGCCTCGACAAGCAGTCGTGGACGCGTCAGCCCACTGCCCTCAAGCGTGACCTCGCCAGCTTTCAACAATGGTTCAACACCTGGTCCTCGCGGACCATGACCTTCTCGGCTGCCAGCATCTTCGTTGCTGTGCTGTTCATGGTCGTGTGAGCCCAACCCGGATCGGATCTAACAGGAACAAACCACCATGAATACCGCCGTGAACGTCAATGTCGTGCATGAGTCCGAAGCCCAGCGCCAACACGCCCGGGTACGCATTCCCGCCAAGCTGCGGTTCCTGGACGCCCAGCGCCAGGTCCACGAAGTCAAGGTCGAAGACCTATCTGCCGGCGGCCTGAGCTTCCACGCCAAGCAACCGCAGTCGGTGGGCGATGTGCTGCGCGGGCGCCTGCAGTTCGTGGTCGACAACCTGGGCCTGTCCATCGACATCGAGTTCCAGGTGCGCTCGTACAACCCGGACAATGGCCGTATCGGTGCGCAGTTCCAGAACCTTGAGCCACGTGACATCGCCACGTTGCGGCACATCATCACCAGCCACCTGTCGGGTGAGCTGATCAGCATCGGCGACGTACTCAGCACCCTGCAGCGCGACAACTTCACCAAGGCGCGCAAGCAGAAGGATGGTGGGTCAGGCCTGAGCGCCTTCGGCCGCCTCAAGGCAGTCACCGTCACACTGGGCGTGTTCGTGGTCGGCGTTGCGGCCTTCGGCTTCGTCGCCAAATCGTTGTACGGCATGTACTTCGTCAGCCACGCCGAAGCCGGTGTGGTCGCAGTGCCGACCACCAACGTCACCATGCCGCGCGACGGTACCGTGAGCAGCCTGGTCGAAAGCGGTGGGCAGATCGTCAAGGGCGCGCCACTGGCCAGCTTCACCACCAGCATGCTGGACATGCTCAAGGGCAACCTTGAAGACGCACAGCTGGAGCCGGCAAAGATCGAGGAGCTGTTCGGCAAGCAGCTGTCCGGCACCCTCACCAGCCCCTGCGACTGCGTGGTCGCGCGCCAGTTGGTAGACGACGGCCAGTACGCAGCCAAGGGCCAGCCGATCTTCCAGCTGATCCCACGCACCACCAACCCGATGATCGAGGCGCGCTTCAGCTACCGCCAGTTCGACGAGGTCAAGCCGGGCACCCGGGTCAACTTCCAGGTGGCCGGCGAAGACGAAGTGCGCACCGGTCAGATCGTCAGCAGCACCAGCCTCAACAGCGAAGACCTGTCCTCCGACATCCGCGTGCAGATCAAGCCGGACAGCAGCCTGCCCGCCGAACTGGCAGGCCGCCCGGCGTCGGTCAACAGCGACCGTGGCCCGTCGCTGAACTGGCTGATCGACAAAGCCGTGGCCCGTGGCCTGTGAGGGACGGACGATGATCTCTGATACCAACACCTATCCTGTGGGAGCGGGCATACCCGCGAAGAGGCCAGCAGGGACAGCATCGTCGGCCATGCCAATTCGCGGGCTTGCCCGCTCCCACAGGGTCCGCGTGAACCTGGGATTGTGTGCACTGGCCGCCGCCATCACTTTGGCCGGCTGTGCCGGCCTGCCCGACCAGCGCCTGGCCAACGAGGCCCTGAAGCGCGGTGACACGGCATTGGCAGAGCGCAACTACAAGGCGCTGGCCGACCTGGGCTACAGCGAAGCGCAAGTCGGCCTTGCGGACATCAAGGTGGCCACCCGCGACCCATCGCAAATCAAGGAAGCCGAGGCCACCTATCGCGCTGCGGCCGCCACGTCGCCACGCGCCCAGGCGCGCCTTGGCCGCTTGCTGGTGGCCAAGCCTGACAGCACCCAGGCCGAACGTGAGGAAGCTGAAACCCTGCTCAAGCAGGCCGCGAAACAGGGCCAAAGCAATACCCTGATTCCGCTGGCAATGCTCTACCTCAGCTACCCGCAGAGTTTCCCCAAGGTCAACGCGCAGCAGCAGATCGACCAGTGGCGCGCCGCCGGCAACCCGGAAGCAGGCCTGGCCCAGGTGTTGCTGTACCGTACCCAGGGCACCTACGACCAGCACCTGGGCGAGGTGGAGAAAATCTGCAAGGCCGCGCTGAACACCACCGACATCTGCTACGTCGAACTGGCCACTGTGTACCAGATGCGTGGCCAGGCCGACCAGCAAGCCGCCCTGCTCGGCCAGCTGAAATCCGCCTATGCCCGTGGCGCCGTACCGGCCACCCGGGTCGACAGCGTGGCCCGGGTGTTGGCTGATCGCAGCCTCGGCCAGACCGACGAAAAAACCGCCAAGGACCTGCTCGAGCAAGTAGCCCCGGCCAACCCGGTGTCCTGGGTCAGCCTGGCACAGCTGGT from Pseudomonas putida encodes the following:
- a CDS encoding alginate biosynthesis protein translates to MPIRGLARSHRVRVNLGLCALAAAITLAGCAGLPDQRLANEALKRGDTALAERNYKALADLGYSEAQVGLADIKVATRDPSQIKEAEATYRAAAATSPRAQARLGRLLVAKPDSTQAEREEAETLLKQAAKQGQSNTLIPLAMLYLSYPQSFPKVNAQQQIDQWRAAGNPEAGLAQVLLYRTQGTYDQHLGEVEKICKAALNTTDICYVELATVYQMRGQADQQAALLGQLKSAYARGAVPATRVDSVARVLADRSLGQTDEKTAKDLLEQVAPANPVSWVSLAQLVYDFPELGDTDQLMAYIDKGRAAEQPRAELLLGRLYYEGKTLPADAHKAEQHLQAAAEAGEISAHYYLGQLYRRGYLGNVEPQKAVDHLLASARGGQNSADYALAQLFSEGHGIRPQPGNAWVFAQLSQANPTPQSAELLQKLDQQLTPDERNQAQQLLDQEKRARGSMAQGANSTLALEALQDDEKEVDGEDSL
- a CDS encoding HlyD family efflux transporter periplasmic adaptor subunit, giving the protein MNTAVNVNVVHESEAQRQHARVRIPAKLRFLDAQRQVHEVKVEDLSAGGLSFHAKQPQSVGDVLRGRLQFVVDNLGLSIDIEFQVRSYNPDNGRIGAQFQNLEPRDIATLRHIITSHLSGELISIGDVLSTLQRDNFTKARKQKDGGSGLSAFGRLKAVTVTLGVFVVGVAAFGFVAKSLYGMYFVSHAEAGVVAVPTTNVTMPRDGTVSSLVESGGQIVKGAPLASFTTSMLDMLKGNLEDAQLEPAKIEELFGKQLSGTLTSPCDCVVARQLVDDGQYAAKGQPIFQLIPRTTNPMIEARFSYRQFDEVKPGTRVNFQVAGEDEVRTGQIVSSTSLNSEDLSSDIRVQIKPDSSLPAELAGRPASVNSDRGPSLNWLIDKAVARGL